The Polyangiaceae bacterium genome includes a region encoding these proteins:
- a CDS encoding peptidoglycan DD-metalloendopeptidase family protein, translating into MKRVAFAVAVLACAGSASAQNYRFPIELPSSGTQPYVTAYRDQDTGTGLKDWNCGTTTYNGHKGSDFGIGSWPVMDAGSRWIVAAADGKVIFVNDGCDDHCSTGACGCGSGFGNYVRLQHADGKTTTYGHMMKGSIAVSLNADVKCGQHLGKVGSSGNSTGPHLHFEPRNSSATSLEPFAGSCGASSSLWLSQGSYKGLPGDQCENPTPPEVDDSSLASESPAGTINVAPGASFQKSWVLQNTGNTTWSASGGYTLAHTGGDALGGSFPAALGGGENIAPNAQKTWAVAFVAPTSPGSYSGDFRMDRAGKGAFGATLHLDVVVTDSGGGGGASGGGGASGAAGSPPSGGAGPSGGGGSMSAGGKGGTPAVGGAGANAATASGTDVQGGCACRAAPVSESRLEWLALAALALLRRRR; encoded by the coding sequence GTGAAGCGCGTGGCCTTCGCCGTGGCGGTCCTCGCCTGCGCCGGCTCGGCGTCGGCGCAGAACTACCGCTTCCCGATCGAGCTGCCCAGCTCGGGCACGCAGCCCTACGTCACCGCCTACCGAGATCAGGACACCGGCACCGGGCTGAAGGACTGGAACTGCGGCACCACCACCTACAACGGCCACAAAGGCAGCGACTTCGGCATCGGCAGCTGGCCGGTCATGGACGCCGGTAGCCGCTGGATCGTGGCCGCGGCCGACGGCAAGGTCATCTTCGTCAACGACGGCTGCGACGACCACTGCTCCACCGGCGCCTGCGGCTGCGGCAGCGGCTTCGGCAACTACGTCCGCCTCCAGCACGCCGACGGCAAGACCACGACCTACGGCCACATGATGAAGGGCTCGATCGCCGTCTCGCTGAACGCCGACGTGAAGTGTGGCCAGCACCTGGGCAAGGTCGGCTCCAGCGGCAACTCGACCGGGCCGCACCTGCACTTCGAGCCGCGCAACTCCAGCGCCACCTCGCTCGAACCCTTCGCGGGCTCCTGCGGCGCCTCGTCGAGCCTGTGGCTGAGCCAGGGCAGCTACAAAGGGCTGCCCGGCGATCAATGCGAGAACCCGACGCCGCCGGAGGTGGACGACTCGTCGCTCGCGAGCGAGTCGCCGGCCGGCACCATCAACGTCGCGCCCGGCGCGAGCTTCCAGAAGAGCTGGGTGCTCCAGAACACCGGCAACACGACCTGGAGCGCGTCCGGCGGCTACACGCTCGCGCACACCGGTGGCGACGCCCTCGGCGGCAGCTTCCCGGCGGCGCTCGGCGGCGGCGAGAACATCGCGCCGAACGCGCAGAAGACCTGGGCCGTGGCGTTCGTGGCGCCGACCTCGCCGGGCAGCTACAGCGGGGACTTCCGCATGGACCGCGCCGGCAAGGGCGCGTTCGGCGCGACGCTGCACCTCGACGTCGTGGTGACGGACTCGGGCGGCGGCGGCGGCGCGAGCGGGGGCGGCGGCGCGAGCGGCGCGGCCGGCAGTCCGCCGAGCGGCGGCGCGGGCCCGAGCGGCGGCGGCGGTTCGATGAGCGCCGGCGGCAAGGGCGGCACCCCCGCGGTGGGCGGCGCCGGCGCGAACGCTGCAACGGCGAGCGGCACGGACGTCCAGGGTGGCTGCGCGTGCCGCGCTGCGCCGGTCTCCGAGAGCCGGCTCGAGTGGCTCGCGCTCGCGGCGCTCGCGCTGCTCCGCAGACGCCGATGA
- a CDS encoding 2-hydroxychromene-2-carboxylate isomerase, which produces MTRRLEFLYDFSCPFAYLASTQVRALAERTRAELVYQPFLLGGVFKALGGEPMASMAPARARMNGLDMYRWAEHWRVPLVMPPGHPNRTVLALRATLASDDVPRASHALFEAYWAEGQDLSRPEVVERALTGVGFDGAALVARADDERAELFARTERAVELGVFGAPAFVVEGELYWGQDRLDQVERALGGTPPAPAPRARRAGARVDFWYDFSSPFAYLASTAIEGVCARTGAELRFRPFLLGGLFKAIGTPDVPLFSFPEAKRRYFERDLQRAAAERGVTLRFPSGFPMRTVLPLRLVLVAGHDAGRLTHALYRAAWCDDRDIADPEVLAAICAELDLDPALVERAGSEAAKRALRESTDQAVSLGLCGAPSFVVDGQVYWGQDRLAFVERALGTL; this is translated from the coding sequence ATGACGCGCCGGCTCGAGTTCCTCTACGACTTCTCCTGCCCGTTCGCCTACCTCGCGTCCACGCAGGTGCGCGCGCTCGCGGAGCGAACGCGGGCCGAGCTGGTCTACCAGCCGTTCCTGCTCGGCGGCGTGTTCAAGGCGCTGGGCGGCGAGCCGATGGCGAGCATGGCCCCGGCCCGCGCGCGCATGAACGGCCTCGACATGTACCGCTGGGCGGAGCACTGGCGCGTGCCGCTGGTGATGCCGCCGGGCCATCCGAACCGGACGGTGCTCGCGCTGCGCGCCACCCTCGCCTCGGACGACGTGCCCCGGGCGAGCCACGCGCTGTTCGAGGCGTACTGGGCCGAGGGACAGGATCTGTCGCGCCCCGAGGTCGTCGAGCGCGCCCTCACCGGGGTCGGCTTCGACGGCGCGGCGCTCGTGGCCCGCGCCGACGACGAGCGCGCGGAGCTCTTCGCGCGCACCGAGCGCGCCGTCGAGCTCGGCGTGTTCGGCGCGCCGGCGTTCGTCGTAGAGGGTGAGCTCTACTGGGGACAGGATCGCTTGGACCAGGTCGAGCGCGCGCTCGGCGGCACGCCCCCGGCGCCCGCGCCTCGAGCCCGGCGCGCGGGCGCGCGGGTGGACTTCTGGTACGACTTCTCGAGCCCCTTCGCCTACCTCGCCTCGACCGCCATCGAGGGCGTGTGCGCGCGAACCGGGGCCGAGCTCCGCTTTCGGCCGTTCTTGCTCGGCGGCTTGTTCAAGGCCATCGGCACGCCGGACGTTCCTTTGTTCAGCTTCCCCGAGGCGAAGCGGCGGTACTTCGAGCGCGATCTCCAGCGAGCGGCGGCCGAGCGCGGCGTGACGCTGCGCTTCCCGTCGGGCTTTCCGATGCGAACCGTGCTGCCGCTCCGCTTGGTGCTCGTCGCTGGTCACGACGCCGGTCGCCTGACCCACGCCCTCTACCGCGCGGCTTGGTGCGACGACCGGGACATCGCGGATCCAGAGGTGCTCGCCGCGATCTGCGCGGAGCTCGACCTCGATCCCGCGCTGGTCGAGCGCGCCGGCTCCGAAGCCGCAAAGCGAGCGCTCCGGGAGAGCACCGACCAAGCCGTTTCCCTGGGCCTGTGCGGCGCGCCGTCCTTCGTGGTCGACGGCCAGGTCTACTGGGGCCAGGACCGCCTGGCGTTCGTCGAGCGGGCGCTGGGCACGCTTTGA